DNA from Triticum aestivum cultivar Chinese Spring chromosome 7D, IWGSC CS RefSeq v2.1, whole genome shotgun sequence:
attgcctagccagatgtcttcccagaaacgaACCTCCAACCCGTCCcttatcgcgaaagacccaaagcgaaagagatgtttatttgccgccattaggccagcccaaaagtgtgAGTCGCCAGGTGTCCAATATGCCTTAGACACtgccttttggcctagatacttgttgcgcagcatggtttgccaaacaccattctcagtaagaagtttgaacaaccatttactaagtagggcctcattcttgaTTTGCAagtcatgaattccaaggccaccttggtctttcggcctacaaaccacactccatttggccaatctatattttttcttttcaccatctccttgccaaaagaatctggatctaaaatagtccagtctttgcaggaccccttttgggagttggaagaaagaaagcatgtagagaaccatatttgtgaggacagagttaATCAAAACCAACCGTCCTCCAACTAAGAGCAATttgcctttccaactgctcaaTCGTTTCTCTAAccgctcctctacatgcttccactccgcaatggtgagaCGCCGATAATGAATCGGTATTCCCAAATATTTAATCGGGAATTGGCCATGTGCGCAACCAAACAGGTCAACATATTCGGCCGCCGCCTCAGTGGCTTCTTCAAAGCAGAAAAGTTCACTTTTATGTAAGTTTATTTTAAGACCCGACATTCGCTCAAACGCTGACAACAAGAGTTTAAGGTTTCGAGCCTTGTCCAGGCCATGTTCCATAAAGAGAatcgtgtcatcggcatattgcagaatagagagaccaccatccacaaggtgtggcactactcctgcaatctggccgtcctgcttggcgcgctcaatcagaatagccaacatgtTAGCGACAATGTTAAATAGCATTGGAGACATGGAGTCACCTGTCGTAATCTTTTTTTTTAAAGTAAtggcctacatcatcattgactttgatagccacactacctccagttacaaaattATGGATCCACTCGCGCCATTTATCGGAGAAACCTTTCATCCTTAGGGCATTTTGGAGGAAagaccatttgaccttgtcataggctttttcaaagtaGATCTTGAATACTACTCCACTCATGTTTTTTCGGTGCATCTCATGGACGGTCTCATGCAGGATTACTACGCCATCAAGTATATCATCATCAATAAATAATCTGGTTCATTCTCTCCATCACTTTTCATTCTAAACAGTTCACACTCTCCTCCCAATTCCTGCGAACGCTCCAGTTAATCGCCTTATGGTAGGTGGACACAACAAATGGAACGAGGAAACTATTACTCCCTTGttctccctccgatccataatatGTGGCAGTTTTTAACTTATTATGGATCTATGGATCCGAGGTAATACCGCCTTCTTCCCGGCTGCAATAGCGGCTCGCATCCTACAGAACAGATTAGCCGTCATGGGGAAAGCGATTATGTCTCCTGGCCATTCACACGCTATGGCTTGTACACTATTCGGTCACTGGAGCAGTCTGCTCATTTCTTTGCAGAACATAGCATACCTGGTCGTGGCATGTCTTCTCGATGGGAAGCATACGAGAAGCATTGGAAGGCCCTGTGGAGGATTAAAGCTCTGACCAAGATGAATATTGTACTCTAGCATTTTGCTCACAACTGCCTCCCTTCTGATCTTCAACTTTGTTGGCGGCATATTCAGGAGAATTCGGCGTGCATTTTATGGCAGAGACGAAAGCTTTGAACATCTCCATCTCTCCCTCGTGCAATGGAGGAACTCGTCGACAATTGACAGATCAGCTGTGGGTGCGGTGGTGACCGACATCAAGTTGACGATGGAGCATTTCTATTCTATTCTAGTATATTTGTTTCGCTTTACATGATGGAGCATCGCTTCTATGTTCGTTTGCCATGCCAATcgtgttaagcttcatgcactagccaacgcaactaAAAGTCCGAACTAATGAAAAGGGCTActcaatccacatatacacttcaacactcCCTCTCAAGTGTGACGGGGAAGTCAACATGTGGATAGACACAGAGGCCTGTACGTGGACACAAAGGAGGGTAGCAACAATTTATAGATAAACTGCGAAAGATAGGACTTGAACTGAAGACCTTAGCTCTGATATCATAtaaagcttcatgcactagccaatgcaaccaaaagtaCGAACTAATGGAGAGGGCTAGACAATCCATATATACACTCCAACAATTCAGCGCATATCCTAGCACGGTCATGTGAGAACGCTGTTAACTGTTGTGTTCTCATTCTTCTCCAGACTTGATCCAGGAGTCTTCAtctttgatactccctccgtccttgaaagaactgacttccaactttgttggagggtcaaactatctcaaagtttgaccgagtttatGCAAAAATATGTCAATGgttgtgaaaccaaataggtatatgatgaaaatatattttatcatgaatctaatgctactaatgtGATGACATAAACGTTGgtctattattgtataaatacagTCAAACATAAAAAAGTTTAATTTGTTGGAAAGTATACTCCTTTAAGGACGGAGGGGGTATGTTATAAATAAAGCGCCGATGTTCTTCAATAAAAAAACTGATCCCTAATAACTGAGCAAAGACCAAATTCTCTTTTATTATTTCAAAAAAGAACTTCGCTTTTATTACCCATCTCATATCCAAATCacaggggaaaacgagagaaaaatCCAGTCAATGTCAAAGCATTACACGGCCAGGTTCTCTTTTGTCACACTCATGGATAGCTACGTGAACTAGTAAAATATGCCTTTCAAACTGGTGGCATACCCAGGTTGTAAGGACAAAGACAAATGATTCACATACTTGAAGTACTCAACATAGCAACAGCCAAAAGACATGAGGATTTTCAATTTACAAACTGCGCAACAATAAATAGGCAGTAACGTAGCATATAGAAGAACCTGTGTAGTACATTCCTGGCTTGCTAGGGGTTGCAAATTTCTAACACCCTTAaaaagttgtgcattggagaagttcAAGATTAGCATTTAGATTGATAAAATCATTTTACAAAATCATGTGGTACAAGAGAGTGATTAAAATCTGTCAATTTCTAACACCCGAAAGAAGATGTGCACCAGAGAAACTCAAGATTGGCATTCAAAGTAACAACATAattttacaaaatcatatggtACAAAAGAGTACAAAAAGAATCTTTCTATCTCTAACCCACAAAGCATGCATGGACTATCCAGATGATTGCTAATAACATAAAGGACATCAAAAGCACATTCAAGGCATTGGCATGAAATTGCATGGATTACACTTCCATGTACCCAACATAGCTGAAAGAATAATaacattatatatatttttaactgGAATGAAAATGCTATATCAACATGCTACTTGCCAATAATATAAAATAATAGTGTAAGAAATGAACAAGTTGGCTCACAGAGGAAGACCCATGGAGATTGACAGCTTCACCAGATCTCAAAATGACATAAGAATTGGCATGTCTGTTTATTGACGAAGAGTTCTTGACCAACTATATTGTCAAATATCAGAGAGTAAACAGAGCTCCAACTGTCAGCACTTGACCCCCCCTGAAGAATCAAAGAATACAAAGCCACAACACACCAGTCGAATGCTAAATGCACAGGAATTTCATCCATGAGATCTCCTCCTATTATGCGGGGAAGGAGGAGCCCCTTCAAAGAAATCATTCACGGCATTCTCAAGGTCCTCAGCTGAGTGCTTGATGTACAACTCTGGATGCTTCCCATTCTCTATATGATGCCGGAACCTGCCAAGGAACGACCTGTATGCTGGCAACAGCTTCTCTGATATTGAGATCCTCAGCTCCTCCCTCAGCTGCGTGTCCGGCACGAACCACCCAGATTGCACCCTATGCGCATCCTCAAATGCAGCATTGAAGGACTTGAATCGCTCCCGCAGAGCTGACTTGGATATTCCTGACGAGAAGCCACCACTTACATGAAGACCCTCATCTCGCAAACAATTCAGGATCTTTAGCCATGACGCCCGCTGGTAATTTGTGGCGGCCACTGTGAACTTTCCTGTAAGCCGCTTCAAGTAATCATCACCAATCATGCTCCAGAGGTCAGGTGAATCCTTGACCTTGTGCACAATATAGTGTACATTGTTCATCAAGAACAAATGTGAGAGAGCCGTGTCCTTGTAGAGTGACACCTTGCTCTCAAGGTTGTGTTCAAGGACAACAATGATCCAGATGATATGGGCAGCAAGCGGTGACTGATTCTCATGCTCGGGTAGTTCGAGGCAGGACAAGGATGGCGCAAGCTCATTGCCTTCAGCAGCAAGCCGGGCACTTGCCGACGGACGTGATACAATCAGCTCGGTGAGCGTGGCCTTGTAGTCGGAAATGAGGCTGCTATAGTTCATCACGTACCGTGTGAGCGGGTGGACGGTGCCGCCAGGAACTGCAGTCTTGGGCGGGTCGCGGAGAACTGCGTTCTCAAACTCCGAGAGTATTCCACGCACTGCATCTGCGAGGCGCGATCGGATCTCTACGGCCTGCACGTATATCGATTCGGCTGCCTTGGATGCAGCGAAAATGTCGGAGACGTCAGGGAGCAGGTCAGATAGCGCGTCGTGGAGATCGATAATCTTGAAGAGCTTCTCGGGAGAGCGGCGACCGATGCTGATGGCCTCAGCGAAGCCAAACAGCTGAAGCGCCGCACCCTTGACAGCTTCGACGAAGGGGGTGTCATGCGTGGCTGGAGCCGCGGTGACGACGCTGACAACGGTGACATTGGAGATTGGGAGGTCATGGAAGACGTGGAAGGAGAGGCGGCGCTCGCTGGCAAAAACGCCGCGGACGGCGGCACGGGCAGCTCGGATCCATCGGCGGATCTTGGCCTCGAGAGCGTCCCACTCGAGGCGCTGGACATCACCGATGCTGAGCCGTTCGACGCCGAGCCGGCGGAGGGAGGCGTCCACGGCCGGCTTGCGAACGGAGGCGTACACCTGGGCACACTCGCGGCCGTACCCAGCCGCAGCCATTCGGGAGGCGATGGCGCGGAGGTCGGCAACGGCGTCGTCGGGGAGGAGGTCGATCTCACGGATGCTCCGGAGCGAGCGGTAGCTGCTTCGCCGGCAGCCGCAGTCGGAGATGGAGTCATCTTCCTCCACAGCTGGGAGGTCCATGGATGAGACCGAGTTCGTTCGGTCGCTGGAGATACAGAGAGATGTCAGGTCGGCGAGCGCCTCGATCTCGAGGTCGAAGGCGCGGGACGAGAGCAGGTGGCGGAACTCGTCCTCGAGCCGCGCCATCGTGACCTGCACGGCGCTGCACccgcctccaccagccgccgccccCGACCCGGACGACAGCCGCCGCGGGCTCCCGACCACCGAGGGGGACGACGGAGCGAGGCGGCGGATGTTATCCACAGCACGGAGGAACCGCTCCGCCTCGGTTCGATCCCCTGCTCCGTCGAACAGCATCGGCTCGCCCCCAACCGCCGCCGGCGATGCCGCCGCCGTCGAAGCCAACGACGAGTCCAACCGTATCACCacttgctccgccgcctccagctccgccggTCCATCCATAGTATACAGTTGACTCCTCGCCTCCCGACTCTCCACCTCACCCTCCTCCAAGCTGGCCTTTCTTACCCGCGGCGCGAATCCTGGGAGCCGCACGTGTGGGCGAGCGCGCGCGCGCGTGGGTCTGCGCTATGGCGGACGAGGGAGTGATATAGACGGAGTCGAGCTGGCTGGCTCCGgtagctggccaaatgggccgtTTTTTTGGGCCGGCCCGTGAGCACGCCGGCACGGCCCGCCTtgggccaggcacggcacgggcTAAACAGGCCGGGCCCCGCATGCGGCACGccctgggccgtgcctgggcctggaggctgGGTATGCGGGCCGGTACAGCATGGCCCGATTACGTTCTTTTTATACATCTATATATGGCCCAACATGTAAAAATAGGCTAAAAACGCTCAGTGCGTCAAATAGCAGGTTGAAAATATGCTGCCCACCATGCTAAATGGGCCAACGTGCCGGCCCGTTTACTAACTGGGCCATGCCTGGGCCTGGGGGCGCAACacgtgggccggcacggcacgacCTGTATAGTAATCATGCCCTAGCGGGCCGTGCCGGGCTAGGCACGATTAcgatgggccgggccgggccgtttGGCCAGGTATGGGCTCCGGTGTGTGCTGCATCCAggcatgttttttttttttgacaaaaagcAATCAGCATTGCATTTCATTCATTTAGATGGTGTTACAAAGCTCAAGATGAGTACCCTACTACTTCAACCTCTATGAGGCATGCTGGTTCCAGCAAACGGAGTAGATATTCGGCATCCATGGTCATCTAACCAAGCAAGTCGCAGCCTCTAGCATTGCCGTATGGTTGTCACCCAACAACGCCCCTCAAAGAGAGGGAGGGGTGTCGACTAGGAACGAGGTGATCCAAGAAGAATCAAACTTGCTAACCCGGCTTCAGATGAGCAACTCAACCGAACATCCATTGCATCAAAATCAAAACTAAATCTGGTTAACCAAGCTTCAAGCAGCACGAATGACCACCACCATCTATCACTAGTCCCTTCGGCCGGTAAGAAACTCCAGCAACGATGCCCCAAGAGGTGTGAtgcacatcaccatcatcatccgaTCCAAGAGAATCAAGGGTTTCCCCCAGAGCTTCCTCATCTAGGTGGAGCGAGCGAAATGCCTCAACGATGCCTTCGAGAAGGAAGCGGCACCCACAGGCGTCACCATCGCCTACCCTGACCCGTGACCGACAGCAAGGTCTTCACTCGGCACTGCATCGCCAACCACCTAACTGGACCAAACCACCACCGcgaccacacgcccggcgtccttcGGCCCCATGCGCCCAACATCCACTGACGGTGCAGGAAACCGTCAGATCCCTTGGTAGGGGTCATGGCGTAGCTGCAAGTCTTATATCGGAGGTCGCACTGGGCAtttaccaggttcgggccttcGCAGAGTAATACCCTACACCCGGCTCGTGTTTGTTATTCATGGTGGAGGGATACCTTGTGCGAGATGTTACAATGGTGTAGTTAAGATGACTACCAAGAGTTGGTCTATATGAGAATAGATGGGAATGAGAACTCCCTagcatccccttatatacacggtggAGGCTAGAGTTTTACAGAGGAAGATGCAATCTAGGGCGGCCGCCCCCACCAGCTTGGAGGTCAAGATGATCACCAGGTGTCAGGGTTAAatccgacagatctcgggtagggggtcccgagctggtgATCTCGGCTAGATGGTAACATGGCgaacaagagacacgatgtttatccaggttcgggccctctcgaacaGGTAAAACTCTATGTCCTGCTTTTGTATGATTGTGATGGAGTATAAAGTACAACATGATCTACCTTGAGATTGTATGAATGTGTCTATCCTCTACCTACGAGCCAAACCCCTCGACTTACATAGGGGCTGGGGATACCTAGGGATACAATAAGTCGGTTACATCTAGGGATAAGCTTGCCGATGACTTGAACATATATTGAAGTATGCACCAAGACTTTGAAGGGTTCCATATTGAGTACACTGGGAGTCATGGTGATCATGGCACATTCTTCGGTTGTCTAGGGGTCCTCGACCGACCCATGACTAGCAGGCTGACGTGTCTAGCACCCCCTAGtacaggacaccgttagtagcccctgaactggtCTTTAAGCTGAGGACATCGATCGACTCATTGGAGCAGCTTCATGTTCGGTCTTAGGCTTCGCAGGCGAATTCAACTATCTTGATGCTATGTTGATTTCATGTCTGAGGACATCTTTGATCCAAGGTCTTCTGCAAATCATTTGATCCTCCTCTTTGGCTACTCCCCTGATACatctctataattttttattgtcctgTGCTATTGtattatcaatcttagatactttatgtgcaattttatatcatttttgggaactaacctattaactcagtgcccagtGCTAATTCTTGTTTTTGCCTGTtattttgtttcgcagaaaatcaataccaaacgaagtccaaacacgatgaaactttacgatgatttttttggaccagaaaggACCCTAGAAACCTCGGGGGGAGGCCAGCAAACGTAcgagagagccacccgaaacaattTTTCCGCCGCcccaagcttctgttcttccgtgatcccatctggaggccttttccggtactctgttggagggggaatcgatcacgaagggcttctacatcaaccttgttgcaccttcgatgatgtgtgagtagtttaccacagacctactagtccatagtgattagctagatggtttttttctctctctttaatCCGCAATGAATGTTCTTCTTTGAGTTttattagatgtaatcttcttttgcggtgtgtttgttgggatccgatgaattgtgggttcatgatcaaattattcattgaaagtaattgagtctctCCTGAAATTTTTTATGCGTgcttattatagctttgtatttctctctgatctatccatttggtttggccaactagattgatttatctttagtgggagaggtgctttgtagtgggttcaatgttGTGGTGTCCTAACCTCGTGGccgaaggggtagcgaggcacgtattgtactgttgctaCTAAGGAGAAAACGACACGTTTAATCATATTGTTTGGTTTTATTCTGTCTATGTTATGTCATCACACTTCATGCATTACTctatttgttatgaacttaatacgtaTAGAGACAAGCATAGAAGCACTCgtgaagtggagtaatagtagtagatgcagacagaaGCCGGTCAACTTGTCACGgatgtaatgcctatatacatgatcattgccatgaataacgtcataactatgtgcttttctatcaatttcccaatagtaatttgtctacccactgtATACTATTTTTATGagagaaaagcctc
Protein-coding regions in this window:
- the LOC123166014 gene encoding exocyst complex component EXO70B1-like, whose product is MDGPAELEAAEQVVIRLDSSLASTAAASPAAVGGEPMLFDGAGDRTEAERFLRAVDNIRRLAPSSPSVVGSPRRLSSGSGAAAGGGGCSAVQVTMARLEDEFRHLLSSRAFDLEIEALADLTSLCISSDRTNSVSSMDLPAVEEDDSISDCGCRRSSYRSLRSIREIDLLPDDAVADLRAIASRMAAAGYGRECAQVYASVRKPAVDASLRRLGVERLSIGDVQRLEWDALEAKIRRWIRAARAAVRGVFASERRLSFHVFHDLPISNVTVVSVVTAAPATHDTPFVEAVKGAALQLFGFAEAISIGRRSPEKLFKIIDLHDALSDLLPDVSDIFAASKAAESIYVQAVEIRSRLADAVRGILSEFENAVLRDPPKTAVPGGTVHPLTRYVMNYSSLISDYKATLTELIVSRPSASARLAAEGNELAPSLSCLELPEHENQSPLAAHIIWIIVVLEHNLESKVSLYKDTALSHLFLMNNVHYIVHKVKDSPDLWSMIGDDYLKRLTGKFTVAATNYQRASWLKILNCLRDEGLHVSGGFSSGISKSALRERFKSFNAAFEDAHRVQSGWFVPDTQLREELRISISEKLLPAYRSFLGRFRHHIENGKHPELYIKHSAEDLENAVNDFFEGAPPSPHNRRRSHG